The Pseudomonas parafulva genome includes a window with the following:
- the tilS gene encoding tRNA lysidine(34) synthetase TilS, whose translation MIDLAPWLCARTWYVALSGGLDSTVLLHWLAAYARSHPAPPLRAIHIHHGLQPAAQAWPAHCQRVCDDLGVELQVIEVDVAPGPSLEQAARQARYAAFERVLAAGDMLFTGQHRDDQAETLLFRLLRGAGLRGLAAMPRERALGQGRLVRPLLGCSRQQLQGYAQAHALGWVEDPSNADTRFARNYLRREVLPSLVQRWPQAGQNLARAAEHLGEALSLLDELAENDLAPVRQGAPAAWPGLDSLDLAGLLALSPARQRNALQYWLSHRTRLPDARHWAGWADLRNAAVDACPVWQLADGQLVRSQGRIWWLSGDWLQTPCKAMEWENADQPLALPGNGSVRLVGAGALTGLRIGYRQGGEWLDIPGRGRRDLKRLLNELHVPHFLRLRLPLLYQGERLLAVANLPGLAQGDYCLHWQLPTSAQGLS comes from the coding sequence ATGATTGATCTCGCCCCTTGGCTATGCGCCCGTACGTGGTACGTCGCCCTCTCAGGCGGCCTCGATTCCACCGTCCTGCTGCACTGGCTCGCCGCCTACGCCCGTAGCCATCCTGCACCGCCGCTGCGCGCGATTCACATCCATCATGGCCTGCAACCCGCCGCGCAGGCGTGGCCTGCCCATTGCCAGCGTGTGTGCGATGACCTGGGCGTCGAGCTGCAGGTCATCGAGGTCGACGTCGCCCCAGGCCCGAGCCTGGAGCAGGCTGCCCGTCAGGCCCGTTACGCTGCGTTCGAGCGGGTATTGGCGGCAGGTGACATGCTGTTCACCGGCCAGCACCGCGACGATCAGGCTGAAACGCTGCTGTTTCGCCTGCTGCGGGGCGCGGGGTTGCGTGGCCTGGCGGCGATGCCGAGGGAGCGGGCGCTAGGGCAGGGCAGGCTGGTCAGGCCGTTGCTTGGTTGTTCCCGGCAACAGTTGCAAGGCTATGCCCAGGCGCATGCGTTGGGCTGGGTCGAGGACCCTTCGAATGCCGATACACGGTTTGCCCGCAACTATCTGCGCAGGGAGGTCTTGCCATCTCTTGTGCAGCGCTGGCCGCAAGCCGGGCAGAACCTGGCCCGCGCCGCCGAACACCTGGGCGAAGCCCTGAGCCTGCTGGACGAGCTGGCCGAAAACGACCTGGCGCCCGTACGCCAGGGTGCTCCTGCTGCTTGGCCTGGACTCGATTCGCTGGACCTGGCCGGCCTGCTCGCGCTTTCACCTGCCCGCCAGCGCAATGCGTTGCAGTATTGGCTCAGCCACCGAACCCGGTTGCCCGACGCGCGCCACTGGGCCGGCTGGGCGGACCTGCGCAACGCCGCGGTCGATGCCTGTCCCGTGTGGCAACTGGCCGATGGCCAACTGGTCCGCAGCCAGGGGCGCATCTGGTGGCTGAGCGGCGACTGGTTGCAAACGCCCTGTAAGGCCATGGAGTGGGAAAACGCCGATCAGCCGTTGGCCTTACCTGGCAACGGCAGCGTGCGACTTGTTGGCGCAGGCGCGCTGACGGGCCTGCGTATCGGCTACCGTCAGGGCGGGGAGTGGCTGGACATCCCAGGGCGCGGGCGACGTGATCTCAAGCGCTTGCTCAATGAACTGCACGTGCCGCATTTTCTGCGCCTGCGCCTGCCGCTGCTCTACCAAGGCGAGCGGCTGCTGGCGGTGGCCAACCTGCCCGGTCTGGCCCAGGGCGATTACTGCCTGCACTGGCAGTTGCCGACCAGCGCGCAAGGTTTGAGCTAG